The Tissierellales bacterium genome contains the following window.
TTGATAAGTACTAATTCCTTATCGATATCAAAATTGTCCCCATCTAAATCAATGCTGATAGTTTCTCCCGCCTCTAATTTGGGAGCTACTACTGATGCATCTAGTGAAGCTAGTGCCTTTCCGTAAAGTTTAATCTTTGCACCCAACTTAGGTCCTGCAACCTTGAAGTTTGGTTTCAAATTAAAGTCCATATACTCTTTCAAATCTCTAGCAAATACAACTTCTTTAACATTCAATTCTTCTTGAATAAGTGGAACTAAATCTCCCATGATTTCTTCATATTTACCATCTACAAGTACCTTTCCAATAGGCTGTCTTACTTTAATTCTCTCTGCTTCTCTTGAAGCTCTACCAAGTCCAACTAAATCTCTTACAAGATCCATTCTTTCCTCTACATTTGGCTGAATTAATTTTTCATCAACCTCTGGATAGTAAGCTAAGTGAACAGATTCCTCTCCTGTCAACTTCTCATACAATTCTTCCGACAAGAATGGCGTAAATGGTGCTACCATTTTAGAAAGTCCTACTAAAATTTCATATGTTGTGTTATAAACTGCTTTTTTATCATCAGTAAGTTCTGTAGCCCAGAATCTTCTTCTTGATCTTCTGATATACCAGTTTGAAAGGTCCTCACTAACAAAGTCTTGAACAGCTCTAACTACTTTTGTTAAATCAAATGCATCAAGATTTTCCTTAACATCTTTAAGCAAGTTATTGTATTTAGATAGAATCCACTGATCAAGTTCTGGTCTTTCTTCTACTGGAACATTGAACTCTCTTGGATCAATATCATCTGTGTTTGCATAAAGTACAAAGAAATTGTAAACATTTTTAATTGTATTAAAGAATTTACTTATAACTTCTTTTAAACCATCTTCATCAAATTTAGTAGGTGTCCAAGCTGGTGAAACATACAATAAATACCATCTTAGTGCATCTGCACCGTATTTATCGAATAATTCAAATGGATCAACCGAATTTCCTTTTGATTTCGACATTTTCTGACCATCTTTATCCAAAATCAAGTCATTAACTAAAACTCTCTTGTACGGAGACTTTCCAGTAACAAATGTAGAAATCGCAAGTAATGAATAGAACCAGCCTCTCGTTTGGTCTATACCCTCACAGATAAAGTCTGCTGGGAAATAAGAATTAAATAATTCTTTGTTCTCAAACGGATAGTGAAGCTGAGCAAAAGGCATTGATCCTGAATCAAACCAGCAATCTATAACTTCTTTAACACGA
Protein-coding sequences here:
- the ileS gene encoding isoleucine--tRNA ligase encodes the protein VWTTTPWTLAANVALAVHPEEDYVKVKASDENIYYVAKTLADKVLEGEYEILEEYKGSDLEHWEYEQIMPFLEAEKKAFYVTLADYVTTGDGTGIVHIAPAFGEDDYQVGREYDLPVLQPVNEEGKYTTTPWEGEFVLDPAIDIEVIKWLAKEDRIYKKEKMAHNYPHCWRCKTPLLYYAKPSWYIEMTKLKDKLIENNNSVEWYPQFVGEGRFGNWLENLNDWAISRSRYWGTPLNIWRCECGEITSVGSRKELAERAIEDIDDSIELHRPYVDDVHIKCDKCGKHMTRVKEVIDCWFDSGSMPFAQLHYPFENKELFNSYFPADFICEGIDQTRGWFYSLLAISTFVTGKSPYKRVLVNDLILDKDGQKMSKSKGNSVDPFELFDKYGADALRWYLLYVSPAWTPTKFDEDGLKEVISKFFNTIKNVYNFFVLYANTDDIDPREFNVPVEERPELDQWILSKYNNLLKDVKENLDAFDLTKVVRAVQDFVSEDLSNWYIRRSRRRFWATELTDDKKAVYNTTYEILVGLSKMVAPFTPFLSEELYEKLTGEESVHLAYYPEVDEKLIQPNVEERMDLVRDLVGLGRASREAERIKVRQPIGKVLVDGKYEEIMGDLVPLIQEELNVKEVVFARDLKEYMDFNLKPNFKVAGPKLGAKIKLYGKALASLDASVVAPKLEAGETISIDLDGDNFDIDKELVLINIQAKEGFNVSMENNKFVILDTKLNEDLINEGYAREFISKIQQLRKSSGFEMMDHIAIKFDGDDELAKAVEIHEEFIMTETLAKKVERVNESELEKYNLNGHDTGLDVVKL